In archaeon BMS3Bbin15, the genomic window AATGAGAAAAGAAACTATAAAAAAACTATGGATTGGCATAGCTATACTGGTTGTGCTTTCCCCTCTTGGGCTTCTGGCTGACTGGCTGAATCTGGGCCCGGCTGGCGCCTGGGGTGAATGGGGTGCTCATGAACTTCAAAAAGCAGGGTCTTACCATGGAAACTATATTCCGGCTGGAATGGAAAAACTGGACGGTTTATGGAATGCTGTCATGCCAGATTATAGCATTCCTGGATGGAATGGCCCGCTCCATCATGCCATTGCCTACATAATCTCGGGAGTGGTTGGAATATCTCTGATAGCTGCCGTAACCCTCCTTCTTGGAAGATTCCTGTCAGCTGGCGAGGCTTCTTAGTATGGAACTCCCCGGGTGGCTAAAAGAAAGAGAACAGGCAAACCCTCCTTTTTATTTATCAGGCAGAAGAAAAAGAAACAATTTTTTAGGGAAGACATTAAACCGGGTCAGTGAACTTCTTGAAGACTCAGTTTTCTCTGAAAAATATGCAAAAAAGCAGGGACTGCTTCAAAGCCTGGACACCAGAGTAAAGCTTGTGAGTCTTCTGGCATTACTAATAACAGTAACCTTT contains:
- the nikMN_2 gene encoding fused nickel transport protein NikMN, producing the protein MRKETIKKLWIGIAILVVLSPLGLLADWLNLGPAGAWGEWGAHELQKAGSYHGNYIPAGMEKLDGLWNAVMPDYSIPGWNGPLHHAIAYIISGVVGISLIAAVTLLLGRFLSAGEAS